The genomic region aaaaaaaaatcaatatcaGCTTATAATGTTTATGAtgggaaaatataattttggtATAACCACTATTAACTGTTTTAGCCTAAGAAATAGATTGATGAGTCTAAAAATACAtgtgaagaaaatttttaaaatacagttttgtaaTGAATATATATATGACTAAATTCTCGCAATCAGTGAGAGTGGGTGCATTTAATGCATAGATCAGCTTACTTTTTGTGGTCAGAGGGTTAGtaagaggaagaaattaatcagtgatttttttcaaatactttgTATTATATTCAGAAATATGAAAAGATGAGGTTGAAACTAACAAATGTGAACAGACATCACtgggaataatttttaaatctccaaagtatggaattttttttatttttcaaaatgaatatggtattaaaaaaaacatactGCTTTCCTTTTAAGTATTCTGTTATCCTACAGAAGTTATCCTGTTTTGAGGGTTCTGTTTAGCATGAATGATCTGGTGGGAAAGCAAAGAACCCATGAGTGGAAGCTCCTCTACTCTTGTTTTGGTcaggaaaaatgaagtttttcagTAAGCTCTTACCTGTTGTGATGAAAGCCGGATTTTGGTTACAATGGTGAGCAAGCCATCAAAGCTagtttctttagaaaaaaatcaccacgGTTTCTTTTCTTGGATGCTCTATAGCTGTATTTTTAGTCTATGAGTGTGGTGGGGAGgaatattgatttttaaaaatagttttaaattcTAGCAACACACATGTATCAAATCTCATAATGTGCCTGTgaagatatttatttaaagcaatgttttaatcttctttctttaaagGCAATTCTGTACCTGCATTAGAGAATATTAAGTGTTGTATTTTCAAGGGCTTATTAAATattcagttattttctttttctgttgtcaAGTGTGTCAAGGGCAAACCTTCTGTGTCCTGGAAGGTAACTCAAACTAAATGAATCTTAAAAGCTGCTATTAAATGCTCACGTTAGAAAATATACATTACACAGTGAGGGGAGTGAAAGAGGAGGTGTTGAGATCCAACCCCAGAACAAGTTGTATCCAGATGAGATACAAACTTTTTAtgggaaaacactgaaatatggTGAGAGATTTTATTCAAAACTTACATGTGAAGCAAGAAGTAAGGATGACTGTGGCTATTAACACTTTGCTGTGCATTAACCTCTTCACTGACTATGACCTGTCCATCTTGGAACACTAAATAATTGTGTAGAAATAGCCTATTTTAAGGGTGTGGGATGGACAGATGAAACTTATTTTGAATATGGAGAAGTATGAGTCTGATTTTCTGAATATGTATGATACACCTGAGTGTGAGGATCcatttgcagctctgctgttttgTTCAGGCTCTGTCTAGGCTGTTGAGCCCTAGAATGGCTGCAGTAAGGCTCTGGCTCCATCACAGGACAACGGCCAGTCCCATGTCTGGGTTTGCTTGGAAAGGAAACGTGTGTGTGGGTCAGATGCGAGCCACAGCATCCTCTGACCATgtgccttttcctgctgtgaaatCCAGACATGGCCCGTGAGATAAGGCTGTTGTCAGGTCATTTGCAGCCACAATTTTTAGTAACCTTAATTTTTCAAGGCACTTAAGGAGTTATGTGCAAGGTAAAACATGACTTTGGACTCATAAAAGTTCTGCTAATCCACAGACTGCTCAATTCTAGAATTGGCTGTCAATTTTGAAATTGCTTTAAACTCTGAGCTACTCAGTCCCCCATGAGACACTGAACTCAAAGTATGAATCATAAAGTTTTCTACTTCCAACAAGTTATCTTTAGGTATCTCACACACACTTTAGATTTGTGTGCTTCATTGAAAAGAAAGTTATAAATGATTAATCCACTTACTGTGAACATTAGTAGAACTTAGCAATGGAGCTTGGCTGGTGATCCCATCAACTAGACAAGCTGGGAGATGGAATCTCTACTGTCTGAACTAGTGATGCTGACACACAAGAACAGAATTGGGTGCACACTGCCTTCAAACTGAGCAGAGGGAATCCACAGCCTACTGGGAACTTTAACTGCTGAATGAGGAATATTTTGCATGCTGTGTATTACATACTGAATATTTTTGTAACTTTTAACTGCTCTCTTCTGGCAAAAATGGACTGAACTTTTATTAATTCAATTTGTATTAATTTCAATTTTGAAAATGGTAGCCCTATAGTGTGTCTACAACCATTCTGCAGCTTAGAAAAATGGTTccctcaggaggaaaaaagaaaacctaaatgagaaaagttaattttatcACATCCATTGAAATAAACAagaagcaattatttttaaaaaagaacctTTTTAAGAAGTGAGAAAGGATCATGATTACTTGGatattatttgaaatttttcttcagctttttttgaagatattgaaaaaatgtgtttgggcTCAAATCTTAGGTTTAAAAAAGGGGGTGAATAAGCTGTTTTGCTCTATGCCAAGGCTTGAATTTGTTTTGCAACTAGTCAAAACCAAATGTTTTTCAGAACTTCAAAGAAGTTTCAGAACTTCTCACAGTGAAAGGTTGCTAATGattcaaacagaaaattgtCTCTTGCTGTAACCTTTCTGAAATAATGATTAGGCTAACTGCTTTTAGATTTCTGCTCTTcataaaagaaaagaggaaacaaacaaatagTTGTGTGTGCTACCCTGGTTATTGTAGACCGAGGTACTAATGCAGGACTGAGGAATAGGACTTGGTCGGTCACGACCACCAGAGAATCTGTGAGTTCAAATCTGTACGGACTCTGTCTGAAATGTGCTGCTTGCCCACATGAACAAAAATGGATATATTTTTAGAGGCTAATTACTTTAGAGAAGCTGGAATTAGgatgaaggagaaggaaagcatAAAGTGAGGATAGCACATGacttcatttaatttctttcattacaGATATGTATGAAAAACATGCCAGAGACTTTTCAGTGCATTGCCTGGTATTATGTAACATAATACTAAGGAAGCATCTTTGTTAATGTAAAGTTAATCCCTAGTCATTTTTTGTTTGGCTGATAAAATGTTCCTTCTTGCACTGATCTTTGCATTCATTCTTGTGTGTTCTCTGACCCATCTACTATTGCAATAACACTGTAGGTCTCTTGTGTATGAGGCTTCATCTTGCTAGGTGCTATGCATGCTCTGTCCTGATCCAAGGAGCTGGCAGTTTAAAACCAAATGCAATGAGAGATAAAAGGAATGTGTGCCTTTGCTCAAAATCAGTGATGCCATGCATACGCATGGAAATGTGTGCATCGTATTGTTTTACATTTCTATGAGTGGTTATTGTGGGCTTATCAAGAAATCTGTCACCAGATTGATAgtgttttcttgtctttgttCTAACCTCTGGGAGATGACTGTCTTTAGGATAATGTAGTAAGATAGCGGATTTTGGACATGATTGAATGTCTTTTTCCTTTAGGGATAATAAAACACTAAATGTAGCTGCACAGCTAAAAATTTCAATCTGCCTTGCCAAGTGCCAAGTGCAGTGTCAATGCAGTGTCAGTGTTAAGCAAAACAGTAATAAATAGCTTGTCAGGCAGTTCTACCTGTAGCTAATCTCTTGGtatttggcatttttctttagaaaggtTCTGAACCTGAATGGACTCTTGTTCTGAAATACAGTCCAGAAAAAAGTGGTAATTATTTACATACTGTTAGATTCACTGCACTGTTGAGCGCAGAGTTAATCCTTATTATATCTGAGTGGTTGGTAAATTATATAGTTGTTGGTAACTTTTACTTTGGTTAGGCTGAAtgtagttttcttttattttcagaccaaaaaaaaaaaaatttcacagtTGTCTGAAATCACTAAAGTGTTGCCGTTGAAGAGGTTGTCTAATATTTTATCTGTCAAAAGTTCCCTCCCAAATTACAAACTACAGTGCTGACTTAGCTTCAGTGATTCTCAGCCTCCAaagatttctttgctttttatccTTGACTGTGTAGAAGGATTCTGGAGGATGCTCTAAGAGACACCCAAGGGTCATTCTTAGCCCACCAGTGGCTTAGAGTCTGATAAATTCTCTTTCCATCTCGTGGAGAGGTTTTGCAAAGTTCTGCTGAGTTTAATTCACTTAGGTTATATAAATCTGGTTGTATTTGCTGTCTCTAGTTGTCTCACACAAGACTGAGGATCTTTTGTGTATGTTGGTGTCAGGTGCTGTGAGCTATGAACATGCAGCAATTCTGTAGTTAAGGCAAAGGCAGAAGAGCCTGTTCAGTAAAAACCAGACAGTGTAAGATTTTTTGCTTAGCTTGTGGCTAGAAGTCCAGACTGGATGATAAGTGTTCAGTTCAGTTTCAGAGTCAGTCCTTTTTGAAAGGTAACAGATTTAGTGTTTGCAATTGTAGGGCATGGTGTAGTAACTTTTTTCCTTGACTGAGGAAAGGAAGCCATAAATAAACTGCAAATATCTGATATAGGTAGTTATATGGGATTTTTCACAGATACATCTTGTGAGTCTGAATGCAATAAATTTGCCAGGCCTGCATTGTAAATTTAAGCTTGTTTCCAGAATAAAAGGAATTCTTTCTGCGGGTTGTAGAGACAATATTTTGTTGTCTAACCAATGTTCTGTGTTAGAAAAATGCAAGCATTCAGTATTGTATGAACCCAAATGAGTTCCTGTGGCACATAACACTAAATCTGAATGCTAATACTAAATTCACTCATTGATATCCGAAGTACACAAAATCAGTTTTGCCACAATGTTGTATCCTGGATCAAAGTGTCAGAACAGAGGCATTTCTGCTTATGGCTATTATTTTGTCTGCCTTCCaactagatttttttccaatggCGTTCAAGATTTCAGTGTGGTAACATATAGGTATTAGATATTTTTGAAAACCTGTTTAGGCATTTTTTGCCTCTTTGAGCCCCTAACACTTTCAAAAATCTTCATGTCTccagaaggcttttttttccccagggtAATATTGGCTATAAAATGTCTATTAAGATgcaaatttgaaataaaaaatatttttgtttttgtacCACACCACTGCTGTTTGAGTGCTAGCTAATATGGTAGTAATGTCATTGAAAAGAAGTTAACCATTGTAGCAAAGGAACAACTTACTTCAAAACACTCTTTCATTCGGTGTATTTTATTCAGTGTAAGAAAATCTATCTCCTGCTCTAGCTGCTTGGCTCGTGTTATTTTTTGAGATCCTGTCCTGGATGTTCTCTGTTATTCAATGCTTGACTGCAGTGGCTGAGTTGAAGATCAGGAAGTATATGTTTTTTAAATCCTAAACAATTCTCTGTGATGGCTGTTTCCAGGTTATTTACCTGTATTTTATCAATTCACGTGCCTCTACTAGAACTGAATTTGTATTTCCCTTTTTGTTCGGATTGTCCTGGATTTGTAACTTGGTTAGCAGGATTGTGGATCCTAAGACTGTGGCAAAGCTCTGCCGCCATAGTGTGTGAGGTTCTGCAAGGTTTACTTTTAGTGCTGCCCAAGAGAATCAGTGATGGATGACTACAAACATAATAGGCTATGCAACCAAGTCTACCTGTAACACAGAAGGCATTTTCTATCAGTAAATATCCTGTATTTGTGAATCATTGAAAATCCAAAGGAAACCCAGTTTGGATCTGCTCCTAGATCCCTCTGAGGTGCCCTTCAAGACAGATGTGGATTCTGAACCATAATCTTGAGACCATTACAGCCAGCCCACATTTTCCACTCTGTGAGAGGTGAACATCTTTAAGTATTGCTGTGGTTGGTGTTTACAGGGACTGTTTGCAAGGAACCTTGACAAGTGAATCAAATTCAGACAATTTAGCACAGATTAAAGAATTTGTTGCCACCTTCCTATTGAGTTGCATTTTGTCATGGTGTCCATTGCCAAgactcttcctgctcctggacTCCTGGCCTGCTTGTGAGAGCTgtctgctgctctcctctggcCTAGATGGAAATTTTTATGCATATGAATTTGCCAGCCATTTGGGGATGAATGAGTGAAAGTTTTACTATAAACACCAACATCATTAGTATTAATGTAAAGAGCTGTGCAGTTCTGATGTCTCTTTTATCTCTTTGTGTTTCAGTTCATCGCTTTTGCCTCTTTATTCTTCATCTTAGTTTCAATCACAACCTTCTGCCTGGAAACACACGAGGCTTTCAATACTATTATAAACAAAACTGAGCAAGTCATCAATGGGACAGAAGCTGTGCTACAATATGAGATTGAGACAGATCCTGCACTGACATACGTGGAAGGAGTCTGCGTGGTATGGTTTACATTTGAATTTTTAGTACGTGTTATTTTTTCTCCCAACAAACTTGAATTCATCAAAAACCTCTTGAATATCATTGACTTTGTGGCCATCCTGCCCTTTTACCTAGAAGTGGGCCTGAGCGGGCTCTCCTCCAAAGCTGCGAAGGACGTGCTTGGTTTCCTCAGGGTGGTAAGGTTCGTCAGGATCCTCCGGATTTTCAAGCTCACCCGGCACTTTGTGGGGCTCAGGGTGCTGGGTCACACTCTGCGAGCCAGCACCAATGAATTTCTGCTGCTGATAATATTCCTGGCACTCGGCGTTTTGATATTTGCCACTATGATCTACTACGCAGAGCGGGTGGGAGCCCAGCCTAATGACCCGTCCGCGAGTGAACACACACAGTTCAAAAATATCCCTATCGGCTTCTGGTGGGCTGTAGTCACCATGACCACCCTGGGATATGGGGATATGTATCCACGGACTTGGTCAGGCATGCTGGTGGGAGCCCTGTGTGCACTGGCAGGAGTGCTCACCATAGCCATGCCTGTGCCTGTGATAGTTAACAATTTTGGGATGTACTActccctggccatggcaaagCAGAAACTGCCAAGGAAGCGAAAGAAGcacatccctcctgctcctcaagCCAGCTCACCCTCCTTCTGCAAGACAGACTTGAACATGGCCTGCAATAGCACACAGGGTGACATCTGCCTGGGCAAGGACAACCAGCTGATGGAACACAACAGATCATCAGGTAGGACCCCACTGGAAATGCATGTCCTCTGAAAACACTTTATAGACCAGTATGTTTGGTAGGGgtcagaaagcagccagtctTTCTGCCAGGAGAAGATGTAGCTCCCACCCTTCTCCCCTCCAACATTTGCGTGTGTCAGTCTCATAGAGGACAAAATAGGTATAGTGATGTTCCCAAACCTCTATGTAGCTGGTCTATACAGTTTTGCTTGCTCTGTTGAGAATGCTTTCCTGCTGATGATATCAACCTTTTCTTTTGCCTGTTGTTTGTTGCGTTGTATGgatgtttcttgtttttctgcatgACTGTGACTATTTGAGCAGCCACCGTGTCCCACCCTGTTGGACTCCATGGTGTTTTGCCTCAGTGTCTGTCTCTTGTGTCAGCTTTGCCTGTGCCACATCGTGGCCTGTTAAGCAAGATCCTACAAAGAAGCAGTCATTTAAAAGGAGCAGGTGCTTTACATCCAAAGCCCAGCACTCAAAGgaaataggaagaaattttctttctagttttctttccatttggcATTCTGCTTCCCTGGCTAAAAGAACCTCCTTCATCTGTGTTAGATGAGACATTGCATGATATTTACTATTCATTAAATTATACTAGCATAGCTGATGTAATTCTtgtcaagaaaaaagaaaattacagccCTCAGCACCATCATTGCTATTAGAGTTGATTTTTGTGATTTCTATTACCTTATTTGTTAGAGTTCCAAATGATGAATAAGGAGTATTTTGTGCTTTACTCAGTGAAACTACGTATCAAATGACAGCCTTAGTCCCTCCAAGCCACTGCTCCATATTCCAAATCTGTTGCAGTTAAAGAGTAAATTTTACCTCTCAGTATAATTCAATAGTTTAGCAGAAttagcaagaatttttttttgtttgtttcttaagCGTATTCATTCTTCAGCCAACCACAATCTGTTTATAAAGCTCAATACCGGTCATTAGACTCCTGTTGTAAAGCTGCTAAACAATAATAAGAGCAAAGCCACTCATGACTGGTGTAATTCAGTAATtgaaatttagtttttaaaaagaagagtcTGGAAAATCAGTCTCTGAACAGTATTCTTTTTTGGTCTATTGCTCTGTTACTGACTAGCATTTATGTTCAAAGAAGCTCGGTTTCACTCTCCGAGTTACTGTTCACAAAGTTAACACATCTTTTTGAACATCCTAAATATATTTAAGAGGATGGAAATGCTTGAAAAGACTCTGACAGTAAAATATAGTTAGTTTTTCAGTGCTTTGGCTGATACCCACTTTGAGATAACATCTTTCAACTATTAATGATAACAGCTTTTTCATGCCATCAGGTCCTACTAAAGGTATTCTGAATGGAGAAGGCTCAGTGTGATCACTCTGTCTCTCACTaagagacactttttttttgtgtctatAGATTTATTTACAAGGGGCTATAATCCTTGAAGTTAGAGAGAAAGCAGACATGCAAGAAGAAGCCATTTTAAAGTGTTATCTTTCTTTTCAGTAGTGCCACTGCTTGCATCATGCACTGTAGCTTTATTTCTGATAGAGAATGTTATTAGAGTCACTATGAATTCTGTGCAAAACTTCAAGGCTGAATCCTGCCCTTTGCATTCACAGTTCAGAAAAAACATGCTCAGGTTTAAATGCAAAGGTAAAGCTGAAGTTATGTGCTGTACtgagaagagatttttttcttgatgtatGG from Corvus hawaiiensis isolate bCorHaw1 chromosome 4, bCorHaw1.pri.cur, whole genome shotgun sequence harbors:
- the KCNC2 gene encoding potassium voltage-gated channel subfamily C member 2 isoform X3 — protein: MGKLEDNERVILNVGGTRHETYRSTLKTLPGTRLALLACESQSESPGGEEPPPPPNPPPPPAGGCPEPGSGCSPRGSGGASEFFFDRHPGVFAYVLNYYRTGKLHCPADVCGPLFEEELAFWGIDETDVEPCCWMTYRQHRDAEEALDIFEAPDLLTGEPPPDGDDDDLAAKRLGIEDVGAAAEGKGGRWRRLQPRVWALFEDPYSSRAARFIAFASLFFILVSITTFCLETHEAFNTIINKTEQVINGTEAVLQYEIETDPALTYVEGVCVVWFTFEFLVRVIFSPNKLEFIKNLLNIIDFVAILPFYLEVGLSGLSSKAAKDVLGFLRVVRFVRILRIFKLTRHFVGLRVLGHTLRASTNEFLLLIIFLALGVLIFATMIYYAERVGAQPNDPSASEHTQFKNIPIGFWWAVVTMTTLGYGDMYPRTWSGMLVGALCALAGVLTIAMPVPVIVNNFGMYYSLAMAKQKLPRKRKKHIPPAPQASSPSFCKTDLNMACNSTQGDICLGKDNQLMEHNRSSVLSGEDSAGSEQPLSPGERLPPIRRSSTRDKNRRGGTCFLLTTGDYTCATDGGIRKVLYRIYHGFLTAEKGTMEFSHTKDCTGKRLLLLNGP
- the KCNC2 gene encoding potassium voltage-gated channel subfamily C member 2 isoform X8, whose product is MGKLEDNERVILNVGGTRHETYRSTLKTLPGTRLALLACESQSESPGGEEPPPPPNPPPPPAGGCPEPGSGCSPRGSGGASEFFFDRHPGVFAYVLNYYRTGKLHCPADVCGPLFEEELAFWGIDETDVEPCCWMTYRQHRDAEEALDIFEAPDLLTGEPPPDGDDDDLAAKRLGIEDVGAAAEGKGGRWRRLQPRVWALFEDPYSSRAARFIAFASLFFILVSITTFCLETHEAFNTIINKTEQVINGTEAVLQYEIETDPALTYVEGVCVVWFTFEFLVRVIFSPNKLEFIKNLLNIIDFVAILPFYLEVGLSGLSSKAAKDVLGFLRVVRFVRILRIFKLTRHFVGLRVLGHTLRASTNEFLLLIIFLALGVLIFATMIYYAERVGAQPNDPSASEHTQFKNIPIGFWWAVVTMTTLGYGDMYPRTWSGMLVGALCALAGVLTIAMPVPVIVNNFGMYYSLAMAKQKLPRKRKKHIPPAPQASSPSFCKTDLNMACNSTQGDICLGKDNQLMEHNRSSGKETQLIVDHVTCSSVYSLAR
- the KCNC2 gene encoding potassium voltage-gated channel subfamily C member 2 isoform X4; translation: MGKLEDNERVILNVGGTRHETYRSTLKTLPGTRLALLACESQSESPGGEEPPPPPNPPPPPAGGCPEPGSGCSPRGSGGASEFFFDRHPGVFAYVLNYYRTGKLHCPADVCGPLFEEELAFWGIDETDVEPCCWMTYRQHRDAEEALDIFEAPDLLTGEPPPDGDDDDLAAKRLGIEDVGAAAEGKGGRWRRLQPRVWALFEDPYSSRAARFIAFASLFFILVSITTFCLETHEAFNTIINKTEQVINGTEAVLQYEIETDPALTYVEGVCVVWFTFEFLVRVIFSPNKLEFIKNLLNIIDFVAILPFYLEVGLSGLSSKAAKDVLGFLRVVRFVRILRIFKLTRHFVGLRVLGHTLRASTNEFLLLIIFLALGVLIFATMIYYAERVGAQPNDPSASEHTQFKNIPIGFWWAVVTMTTLGYGDMYPRTWSGMLVGALCALAGVLTIAMPVPVIVNNFGMYYSLAMAKQKLPRKRKKHIPPAPQASSPSFCKTDLNMACNSTQGDICLGKDNQLMEHNRSSVLSGEDSAGSEQPLSPGERLPPIRRSSTRDKNRRGGTCFLLTTGDYTCATDGGIRKDNCKEVVITGYTQAEARSLS
- the KCNC2 gene encoding potassium voltage-gated channel subfamily C member 2 isoform X5, with translation MGKLEDNERVILNVGGTRHETYRSTLKTLPGTRLALLACESQSESPGGEEPPPPPNPPPPPAGGCPEPGSGCSPRGSGGASEFFFDRHPGVFAYVLNYYRTGKLHCPADVCGPLFEEELAFWGIDETDVEPCCWMTYRQHRDAEEALDIFEAPDLLTGEPPPDGDDDDLAAKRLGIEDVGAAAEGKGGRWRRLQPRVWALFEDPYSSRAARFIAFASLFFILVSITTFCLETHEAFNTIINKTEQVINGTEAVLQYEIETDPALTYVEGVCVVWFTFEFLVRVIFSPNKLEFIKNLLNIIDFVAILPFYLEVGLSGLSSKAAKDVLGFLRVVRFVRILRIFKLTRHFVGLRVLGHTLRASTNEFLLLIIFLALGVLIFATMIYYAERVGAQPNDPSASEHTQFKNIPIGFWWAVVTMTTLGYGDMYPRTWSGMLVGALCALAGVLTIAMPVPVIVNNFGMYYSLAMAKQKLPRKRKKHIPPAPQASSPSFCKTDLNMACNSTQGDICLGKDNQLMEHNRSSATVSHPVGLHGVLPQCLSLVSALPVPHRGLLSKILQRSSHLKGAGALHPKPSTQRK
- the KCNC2 gene encoding potassium voltage-gated channel subfamily C member 2 isoform X9, translating into MGKLEDNERVILNVGGTRHETYRSTLKTLPGTRLALLACESQSESPGGEEPPPPPNPPPPPAGGCPEPGSGCSPRGSGGASEFFFDRHPGVFAYVLNYYRTGKLHCPADVCGPLFEEELAFWGIDETDVEPCCWMTYRQHRDAEEALDIFEAPDLLTGEPPPDGDDDDLAAKRLGIEDVGAAAEGKGGRWRRLQPRVWALFEDPYSSRAARFIAFASLFFILVSITTFCLETHEAFNTIINKTEQVINGTEAVLQYEIETDPALTYVEGVCVVWFTFEFLVRVIFSPNKLEFIKNLLNIIDFVAILPFYLEVGLSGLSSKAAKDVLGFLRVVRFVRILRIFKLTRHFVGLRVLGHTLRASTNEFLLLIIFLALGVLIFATMIYYAERVGAQPNDPSASEHTQFKNIPIGFWWAVVTMTTLGYGDMYPRTWSGMLVGALCALAGVLTIAMPVPVIVNNFGMYYSLAMAKQKLPRKRKKHIPPAPQASSPSFCKTDLNMACNSTQGDICLGKDNQLMEHNRSSDNCKEVVITGYTQAEARSLS
- the KCNC2 gene encoding potassium voltage-gated channel subfamily C member 2 isoform X7, yielding MGKLEDNERVILNVGGTRHETYRSTLKTLPGTRLALLACESQSESPGGEEPPPPPNPPPPPAGGCPEPGSGCSPRGSGGASEFFFDRHPGVFAYVLNYYRTGKLHCPADVCGPLFEEELAFWGIDETDVEPCCWMTYRQHRDAEEALDIFEAPDLLTGEPPPDGDDDDLAAKRLGIEDVGAAAEGKGGRWRRLQPRVWALFEDPYSSRAARFIAFASLFFILVSITTFCLETHEAFNTIINKTEQVINGTEAVLQYEIETDPALTYVEGVCVVWFTFEFLVRVIFSPNKLEFIKNLLNIIDFVAILPFYLEVGLSGLSSKAAKDVLGFLRVVRFVRILRIFKLTRHFVGLRVLGHTLRASTNEFLLLIIFLALGVLIFATMIYYAERVGAQPNDPSASEHTQFKNIPIGFWWAVVTMTTLGYGDMYPRTWSGMLVGALCALAGVLTIAMPVPVIVNNFGMYYSLAMAKQKLPRKRKKHIPPAPQASSPSFCKTDLNMACNSTQGDICLGKDNQLMEHNRSSVLYRIYHGFLTAEKGTMEFSHTKDCTGKRLLLLNGP
- the KCNC2 gene encoding potassium voltage-gated channel subfamily C member 2 isoform X2, which gives rise to MGKLEDNERVILNVGGTRHETYRSTLKTLPGTRLALLACESQSESPGGEEPPPPPNPPPPPAGGCPEPGSGCSPRGSGGASEFFFDRHPGVFAYVLNYYRTGKLHCPADVCGPLFEEELAFWGIDETDVEPCCWMTYRQHRDAEEALDIFEAPDLLTGEPPPDGDDDDLAAKRLGIEDVGAAAEGKGGRWRRLQPRVWALFEDPYSSRAARFIAFASLFFILVSITTFCLETHEAFNTIINKTEQVINGTEAVLQYEIETDPALTYVEGVCVVWFTFEFLVRVIFSPNKLEFIKNLLNIIDFVAILPFYLEVGLSGLSSKAAKDVLGFLRVVRFVRILRIFKLTRHFVGLRVLGHTLRASTNEFLLLIIFLALGVLIFATMIYYAERVGAQPNDPSASEHTQFKNIPIGFWWAVVTMTTLGYGDMYPRTWSGMLVGALCALAGVLTIAMPVPVIVNNFGMYYSLAMAKQKLPRKRKKHIPPAPQASSPSFCKTDLNMACNSTQGDICLGKDNQLMEHNRSSVLSGEDSAGSEQPLSPGERLPPIRRSSTRDKNRRGGTCFLLTTGDYTCATDGGIRKDVCSEGSAHLHGPSCLHHLTSSVADRGDHRGLWMCVLTLLPSC
- the KCNC2 gene encoding potassium voltage-gated channel subfamily C member 2 isoform X6 yields the protein MGKLEDNERVILNVGGTRHETYRSTLKTLPGTRLALLACESQSESPGGEEPPPPPNPPPPPAGGCPEPGSGCSPRGSGGASEFFFDRHPGVFAYVLNYYRTGKLHCPADVCGPLFEEELAFWGIDETDVEPCCWMTYRQHRDAEEALDIFEAPDLLTGEPPPDGDDDDLAAKRLGIEDVGAAAEGKGGRWRRLQPRVWALFEDPYSSRAARFIAFASLFFILVSITTFCLETHEAFNTIINKTEQVINGTEAVLQYEIETDPALTYVEGVCVVWFTFEFLVRVIFSPNKLEFIKNLLNIIDFVAILPFYLEVGLSGLSSKAAKDVLGFLRVVRFVRILRIFKLTRHFVGLRVLGHTLRASTNEFLLLIIFLALGVLIFATMIYYAERVGAQPNDPSASEHTQFKNIPIGFWWAVVTMTTLGYGDMYPRTWSGMLVGALCALAGVLTIAMPVPVIVNNFGMYYSLAMAKQKLPRKRKKHIPPAPQASSPSFCKTDLNMACNSTQGDICLGKDNQLMEHNRSSDVCSEGSAHLHGPSCLHHLTSSVADRGDHRGLWMCVLTLLPSC